A single window of Mycobacteriales bacterium DNA harbors:
- the gltX gene encoding glutamate--tRNA ligase: protein MTVRVRVAPSPTGDPHVGTAYMSLFNLAFARQQGGQFLLRVEDTDRARFRADSEQQVYDTLSWLGLDWDEGPDRGGPVGPYRQSERLETYRPVVQQLLDAGHAYHCWCTPERLQQMREDQQARKVPTGYDRLCLGKSAEERAELGGASEVPVVRMLVPDDAPLAFTDLIRGEVHAPRPDDQVLLKADGFPTYHLAVVVDDHLMGITHVVRGEEWISSTPKHVLLYRWLGWDEPAFAHMPLLRNTDKSKISKRKNPAARLTWFQEQGYLPEALLNFLGLLGYSLPSQEEVFSFAEMSASFDWARVNTVGPVFDLEKLSWLNGHYVRELSPAEFVRRTTPFLVAAGLVSEPVPADAAALMADLVPLVQTRVALLSELPALVRCFFVADDDFAVDPEAAAKSLGPDAAPVLTSCADALEGLESWTTESVQAAMDAALIDGLGLKRGKAYGPVRVAVCGASIAPPLPESMALLGKQRVLRRLREAV from the coding sequence ATGACCGTGCGTGTCCGCGTCGCCCCTTCGCCGACCGGCGACCCGCACGTCGGTACGGCGTACATGTCGTTGTTCAACCTCGCCTTCGCGCGCCAGCAGGGCGGCCAGTTCCTGCTGCGGGTGGAGGACACCGACCGCGCGCGGTTCCGCGCCGACAGCGAGCAGCAGGTCTACGACACGCTGTCCTGGCTCGGCCTCGACTGGGACGAGGGGCCTGATCGCGGGGGCCCGGTCGGGCCCTACCGGCAGAGCGAGCGGCTCGAGACCTACCGCCCCGTCGTGCAGCAGCTGCTCGACGCCGGCCACGCCTACCACTGCTGGTGCACCCCCGAGCGGCTGCAGCAGATGCGCGAGGACCAGCAGGCGCGCAAGGTCCCGACCGGCTACGACCGCCTGTGCCTCGGCAAGTCGGCAGAGGAGCGGGCCGAGCTGGGCGGTGCCTCCGAGGTGCCGGTCGTACGGATGCTCGTGCCCGACGACGCGCCGCTCGCCTTCACCGACCTCATCCGCGGCGAGGTGCACGCGCCGCGGCCCGACGACCAGGTGCTGCTGAAGGCGGACGGCTTCCCGACCTACCACCTGGCCGTGGTCGTCGACGACCACCTCATGGGCATCACCCACGTCGTGCGCGGCGAGGAGTGGATCAGCTCGACGCCCAAGCACGTGCTGCTCTACCGCTGGCTCGGCTGGGACGAGCCGGCCTTCGCCCACATGCCGCTGCTGCGCAACACCGACAAGTCCAAGATCTCCAAGCGCAAGAACCCCGCGGCCCGGCTCACGTGGTTCCAGGAGCAGGGCTACCTGCCGGAGGCGCTGCTCAACTTCCTCGGCCTGCTCGGCTACTCCCTGCCGTCGCAGGAGGAGGTCTTCTCCTTCGCCGAGATGTCCGCGAGCTTCGACTGGGCGCGGGTCAACACCGTCGGGCCGGTCTTCGACCTCGAGAAGCTGTCGTGGCTCAACGGCCACTACGTGCGGGAGCTCTCGCCCGCGGAGTTCGTACGACGTACGACGCCCTTCCTCGTGGCCGCCGGTCTGGTGAGCGAGCCCGTCCCGGCCGACGCCGCAGCGCTGATGGCCGACCTCGTCCCGCTCGTCCAGACCCGGGTCGCGCTGCTGTCGGAGCTGCCCGCGCTGGTCCGCTGCTTCTTCGTCGCCGACGACGACTTCGCGGTGGACCCCGAGGCCGCGGCGAAGTCCCTCGGCCCCGACGCCGCTCCCGTGCTCACCTCCTGCGCCGACGCCCTCGAGGGGCTGGAGTCGTGGACGACCGAGTCCGTGCAGGCCGCCATGGACGCCGCGCTCATCGACGGCCTCGGCCTCAAGCGGGGCAAGGCCTACGGCCCGGTGCGGGTCGCCGTCTGCGGTGCCTCCATCGCGCCGCCCCTGCCGGAGTCGATGGCGCTGCTGGGCAAGCAGCGCGTGCTGAGGCGGCTGCGGGAAGCGGTTTGA
- a CDS encoding fumarylacetoacetate hydrolase family protein, which translates to MRICRFSRDGDVSFGVVEGPGDDPADLVVHAMAGHPFAPMQPTGEQHPLSAVRLLAPVLPSKVVCIGKNYADHVAEMAAVTGGEAPATPVTFLKPSTSVVGPGDAIVLPRDSERVDHEAELAVVIGRLCREVPRARFADVVLGYTVGNDVTARDHQKADGQWTRGKGHDTFCPLGPWVETEIDPRDLRVTCTVDGQPRQDGRTSALLHDVGAIVEWVSAFMTLLPGDVILTGTPAGVGPLSAGQSVSCAIEGIGTLTNPVVSR; encoded by the coding sequence GTGCGCATCTGCCGGTTCTCCCGTGACGGGGACGTCTCCTTCGGTGTCGTCGAGGGGCCGGGGGACGACCCCGCCGACCTCGTCGTCCACGCGATGGCGGGCCACCCGTTCGCCCCGATGCAGCCCACCGGCGAGCAGCACCCGCTGAGCGCCGTGCGGCTGCTTGCCCCCGTGCTGCCCAGCAAGGTCGTGTGCATCGGCAAGAACTACGCCGACCACGTCGCCGAGATGGCCGCCGTGACCGGGGGCGAGGCGCCGGCGACGCCGGTGACCTTCCTCAAGCCGTCGACGTCGGTCGTCGGACCAGGCGACGCGATCGTGCTGCCGCGCGACAGCGAGCGGGTCGACCACGAGGCCGAGCTCGCCGTCGTCATCGGCCGGCTGTGCCGCGAGGTGCCGCGGGCGCGCTTCGCCGACGTGGTGCTCGGCTACACCGTCGGCAACGACGTCACCGCCCGCGACCACCAGAAGGCCGACGGCCAGTGGACCCGAGGCAAGGGCCACGACACCTTCTGCCCGCTCGGTCCCTGGGTCGAGACCGAGATCGACCCACGCGACCTGCGGGTCACCTGCACCGTCGACGGACAGCCCCGTCAGGACGGTCGGACCTCGGCGCTGCTGCACGACGTCGGGGCGATCGTCGAGTGGGTGAGCGCCTTCATGACGCTGCTGCCCGGTGACGTCATCCTCACCGGCACCCCCGCCGGGGTGGGTCCGCTGTCCGCAGGGCAGTCGGTGTCCTGCGCCATCGAGGGCATCGGCACCCTCACCAACCCGGTGGTGTCCCGATGA
- the cimA gene encoding citramalate synthase, translating to MSVPTDAFHVYDTTLRDGAQREGFSPSVNDKLAIARHLDDLGVGFIEGGWPGANPKDAEFFARARTELVLQTAQLAAFGSTRRPGGDVASDLAHLRDSGAGIATMVAKADVRHVERALRTTREENLAMVRDSVAHLRGEGMRVFLDAEHFFDGYRADAAYALEVLRVAADAGADVLVLCDTNGGMLPSQLQDVVGAAVATGLRIGIHAHDDTSCAVANSLTAIDVGATHVQGTANGYGERSGNADLFSVVAALEAKLGRQVLPDGRLKELGRVSHAVAEVANITPDPHQPWVGASAFAHKAGLHVSAIKADPDLYQHEDPSVVGNDMRLLISELAGRATIELKGRELGLEPDAATITRVIDRVKDLESVGWSFEVAEASFELLLREEMGERPRFFELESWRVIVERRDDERVVSEATVKLHAHGARIVATGEGNGPVNALDTALRTALLELYPGLSALELVDYKVRIVSGAHGTDAVTRVLVETSDGHTEWSTVGVHENVIAASWQALDDAYTSGLHRQQS from the coding sequence ATGAGCGTCCCCACCGACGCCTTCCACGTCTACGACACGACGCTGCGCGACGGCGCGCAACGCGAGGGCTTCTCGCCGTCGGTCAACGACAAGCTCGCGATCGCCCGCCACCTCGACGACCTCGGCGTCGGCTTCATCGAGGGCGGCTGGCCGGGGGCCAACCCCAAGGACGCGGAGTTCTTCGCCCGCGCCCGCACCGAGCTGGTCCTGCAGACCGCGCAGCTCGCGGCCTTCGGCTCCACCCGGCGGCCCGGCGGCGACGTCGCGAGCGACCTCGCCCACCTTCGCGACAGCGGGGCCGGCATCGCCACGATGGTCGCGAAGGCCGACGTGCGCCACGTCGAGCGGGCGCTGCGCACGACCCGCGAGGAGAACCTCGCGATGGTCCGGGACTCGGTGGCCCACCTGCGCGGCGAGGGCATGCGCGTCTTCCTGGACGCCGAGCACTTCTTCGACGGCTACCGCGCGGATGCGGCGTACGCCCTGGAGGTCCTGCGGGTCGCGGCCGACGCGGGCGCCGACGTGCTGGTGCTGTGCGACACCAACGGCGGGATGCTGCCGTCGCAGCTGCAGGACGTCGTGGGCGCCGCGGTCGCCACCGGCCTGCGCATCGGCATCCACGCCCACGACGACACTTCCTGCGCCGTCGCCAACTCGCTCACCGCGATCGACGTCGGCGCGACCCACGTGCAGGGCACCGCCAACGGCTACGGCGAGCGGTCGGGCAACGCCGACCTCTTCAGCGTCGTCGCCGCATTGGAGGCCAAGCTCGGCCGGCAGGTGCTGCCGGACGGCCGGCTCAAGGAGCTCGGACGGGTCTCCCACGCCGTCGCCGAGGTCGCCAACATCACGCCCGATCCGCACCAGCCGTGGGTGGGCGCGAGTGCCTTCGCCCACAAGGCCGGGCTGCACGTCAGCGCCATCAAGGCCGACCCCGACCTCTACCAGCACGAGGACCCCTCGGTCGTCGGCAACGACATGCGGCTGCTCATCAGCGAGCTCGCGGGCCGCGCGACCATCGAGCTCAAAGGCCGCGAGCTCGGGCTCGAGCCCGATGCCGCCACCATCACCAGGGTCATCGACCGGGTGAAGGACCTCGAGAGCGTCGGCTGGTCCTTCGAGGTGGCAGAGGCGAGCTTCGAGCTGCTGCTGCGTGAGGAGATGGGGGAGCGGCCGCGCTTCTTCGAGCTGGAGAGCTGGCGCGTCATCGTGGAGCGGCGCGACGACGAGAGGGTCGTCTCGGAGGCGACCGTCAAGCTGCACGCCCACGGCGCGCGCATCGTCGCGACCGGCGAGGGCAACGGCCCGGTCAACGCCCTCGACACGGCGCTGCGGACCGCGCTGCTGGAGCTCTACCCGGGGCTGTCGGCTCTCGAGCTCGTCGACTACAAGGTGCGCATCGTCAGCGGCGCCCACGGCACCGACGCGGTGACGCGGGTGCTTGTCGAGACCAGCGACGGCCACACCGAGTGGAGCACCGTCGGGGTCCACGAGAACGTCATCGCCGCGTCCTGGCAGGCCCTCGACGACGCCTACACGTCGGGGCTCCACCGCCAGCAGTCCTGA
- a CDS encoding CBS domain-containing protein, with protein sequence MLVRDAMTPAVLTVGPTHTLRQAAKQMAGRKVGAAVVMDPDGNGPGILTERDVLEALAQDQDPDVEIAGDHLTPDAVTATPDWDLQRAAQVMVDGGFRHLVVCEGDEVVGVLSVRDLVRVWSGPKA encoded by the coding sequence GTGCTGGTCCGAGACGCCATGACCCCCGCGGTGCTCACGGTGGGGCCGACGCACACCCTGCGACAGGCTGCCAAGCAGATGGCCGGCCGCAAGGTGGGAGCGGCCGTGGTGATGGACCCCGACGGCAACGGCCCCGGGATCCTCACCGAGCGCGACGTGCTCGAGGCGCTCGCGCAGGACCAGGACCCCGACGTCGAGATCGCCGGTGACCACCTGACGCCCGACGCCGTGACGGCCACGCCCGACTGGGACCTGCAGCGCGCCGCGCAGGTCATGGTCGACGGCGGCTTCCGGCACCTCGTCGTCTGCGAGGGCGACGAGGTCGTCGGCGTGCTCTCCGTCCGCGACCTCGTGCGGGTCTGGAGCGGTCCTAAGGCGTGA
- a CDS encoding 3-isopropylmalate dehydrogenase: MTTKLAVIGGDGIGPEVVAEGLKVLDAVLPGVEQTHYDLGATLWHRTGEALPDSVLEELRGHDAILLGAVGDPSVPPGVLERGLLLRLRFALDHHVNLRPVRLFPGVTGPLRDKAFDFVVVREGTEGPYVGAGGSMRTGTPHEVATEVSLNTAYGVERVVRDAFHRATARRGHLTLVHKNNVLVHAGGLWKRVFDEVRTDFPGVAVDYQHVDAASMFFVTQPERFDVVVTDNLFGDILTDIGAAIGGGIGLAASGNLDVSRAHPSMFEPVHGSAPDIAGQQKADPTATVLSVALLLDHLGHAEQAARVESAVAADLATRGDAVRTTSQVGDALVALL; the protein is encoded by the coding sequence ATGACGACGAAGCTCGCGGTCATCGGTGGCGACGGCATCGGCCCGGAGGTGGTGGCCGAGGGCCTGAAGGTCCTCGACGCGGTCCTGCCCGGTGTCGAGCAGACCCACTACGACCTCGGCGCGACGCTGTGGCACCGCACCGGGGAGGCGCTTCCCGACAGCGTCCTCGAGGAGCTGCGCGGCCACGACGCGATCCTGCTCGGTGCCGTCGGCGACCCGTCGGTGCCACCCGGTGTCCTCGAGCGCGGGCTGCTCCTGCGGCTGCGCTTCGCCCTGGACCACCACGTCAACCTGCGGCCGGTCCGGCTCTTCCCCGGGGTCACCGGGCCGCTGCGGGACAAGGCCTTCGACTTCGTCGTGGTCCGCGAGGGCACCGAGGGCCCCTACGTCGGGGCCGGCGGCTCGATGCGCACCGGCACCCCCCATGAGGTCGCGACCGAGGTGAGCCTCAACACCGCGTACGGCGTGGAGCGCGTGGTCCGCGACGCCTTCCACCGGGCCACCGCCCGGCGCGGCCACCTCACGCTGGTCCACAAGAACAACGTCCTCGTGCACGCCGGTGGGCTCTGGAAGCGGGTCTTCGACGAGGTGCGCACCGACTTCCCCGGCGTCGCGGTCGACTACCAGCACGTCGACGCCGCCTCGATGTTCTTCGTCACGCAGCCCGAGCGCTTCGACGTCGTCGTCACCGACAACCTCTTCGGCGACATCCTCACCGACATCGGGGCCGCGATCGGCGGCGGCATCGGGCTGGCCGCCAGCGGCAACCTCGACGTCTCGCGCGCCCACCCGTCGATGTTCGAGCCGGTGCACGGCAGCGCCCCCGACATCGCCGGCCAGCAGAAGGCTGACCCGACGGCGACGGTGCTCTCGGTCGCGCTCCTGCTCGACCACCTCGGCCACGCCGAGCAGGCCGCCCGCGTCGAGTCCGCCGTCGCCGCCGACCTCGCCACCCGAGGTGACGCCGTCCGCACGACCAGCCAGGTGGGCGACGCGCTGGTCGCGCTGCTCTGA